The following proteins are co-located in the Sporolactobacillus pectinivorans genome:
- a CDS encoding CPBP family intramembrane glutamic endopeptidase — protein MKNRNGLIWTIGIPYLVAFISVYLWMAIAQIVSVGIYLHQHGGSQSEAINAMRLNWGVQSIINVLMELVLLSVLIFFSTREGVAFTWSRVGFVKNRSSMIVGVGLAILINVIVFSIAYGLGTIHGLTIGTAIYSIVSVLFFTVISCVSTGFPGVIEEMFFRGYLQTKIMKSKGSTVAIVVTSLLFALMHIALYPTILGLSTVLLLGLILGVLYYKTKSLSISIGFHYAWDFLNSVVGDGKQPSVFSIHDLTAITTQNILLLIQLIVLIFVLAIILIITRNVGIDVSKVPNVK, from the coding sequence GTGAAAAATCGAAATGGGCTTATTTGGACGATTGGGATACCTTATCTAGTTGCTTTTATATCAGTGTATTTGTGGATGGCAATTGCACAGATTGTGTCGGTAGGGATTTACTTACATCAACACGGAGGATCGCAGTCTGAAGCAATCAATGCCATGAGGCTGAATTGGGGTGTTCAATCCATTATTAATGTACTTATGGAACTCGTACTACTAAGTGTCCTCATATTCTTCTCAACCAGAGAGGGCGTGGCATTTACTTGGAGCCGTGTTGGGTTTGTTAAAAACCGAAGTTCTATGATAGTAGGAGTTGGGCTTGCTATCCTGATAAATGTTATTGTATTTAGCATCGCTTATGGCTTAGGAACTATTCATGGACTTACAATTGGGACTGCAATATATTCCATTGTCTCTGTACTATTTTTTACGGTGATAAGTTGCGTCTCAACAGGGTTTCCTGGAGTTATTGAGGAAATGTTTTTCCGTGGCTATTTGCAAACCAAGATAATGAAATCAAAGGGTTCTACTGTTGCTATTGTTGTAACCTCACTACTCTTTGCACTAATGCATATCGCATTGTATCCGACTATTCTTGGATTGTCTACTGTATTGCTTTTAGGACTAATTCTCGGCGTTTTGTATTATAAGACCAAGTCATTGTCCATATCAATTGGATTTCATTATGCATGGGATTTCTTAAACAGCGTTGTAGGAGATGGAAAACAACCTTCTGTATTTTCTATTCACGACTTAACAGCAATAACAACTCAAAACATTTTGCTTTTAATTCAATTAATTGTTCTAATCTTTGTATTAGCTATCATCCTCATTATAACAAGAAATGTTGGAATAGACGTTTCAAAAGTCCCTAATGTCAAGTGA
- a CDS encoding PadR family transcriptional regulator, with protein sequence MRENKSLYALLGILMFGPHTGYDIKQRIEQRLSHFWHESYGQIYPNLKRLVELGWATLTDELVSGRSRKIYTITKLGQIKFHEWMNQPLSPPSPEKNEMLLRLYFGQNQSIEENRQLIRNYREQMEEIRSVFHTIQNQLGVAEGEPAYGRMTLGFGMHVVEAITNWCLEQEIYLEKFNHGQ encoded by the coding sequence ATGCGTGAAAACAAGAGCCTTTATGCTCTTCTTGGTATCCTTATGTTCGGTCCGCATACAGGATATGATATTAAACAGCGTATTGAACAGCGTTTAAGCCACTTTTGGCATGAAAGTTATGGACAAATTTATCCCAATTTGAAACGTCTTGTGGAACTTGGGTGGGCAACTTTAACAGATGAATTAGTTTCGGGAAGAAGCCGAAAAATTTACACAATCACGAAATTGGGGCAAATTAAATTCCACGAATGGATGAATCAACCACTAAGTCCCCCCTCACCAGAAAAGAATGAAATGTTACTGCGACTATATTTTGGTCAGAATCAATCTATTGAAGAGAACAGACAGCTAATTCGAAACTACAGGGAACAGATGGAAGAAATACGCTCTGTGTTTCATACCATTCAAAATCAGCTGGGTGTAGCTGAAGGCGAACCAGCTTATGGTCGGATGACTCTTGGATTTGGTATGCATGTTGTAGAAGCCATTACCAATTGGTGTTTGGAGCAAGAGATTTATTTGGAAAAATTCAATCACGGACAGTAA
- the glmS gene encoding glutamine--fructose-6-phosphate transaminase (isomerizing), which produces MCGIVGYIGDKDARDILLKGLSNLEYRGYDSAGIALLNSDGVHVFKEKGRIDILRKIVDPAVQATLGIGHTRWATHGEPNKRNAHPHESSSGRFTIVHNGVIENFSQLKAQYIPNVKMKSDTDTEVVAQLIEHFVDHGLSVEEALRKTLKLIDGSYAIALLDSENSGMLYVAKNKSPLLIGTGDGFNVVASDATAMIQQTKQYVELMDEEIVELTRESYTIKDLDGNVKTREPYTVSFDARDTEKGAYPHYMLKEIDEQPAVIRRLLQEYSGDSGSITVDPAIIKAITSCDRLYIIACGTSYHAGVVGKYMIEQIAGIPTEVHISSEFSYNMPLLSKKPLFLFISQSGETADSRAVLVNVKKMGYPTLTLTNVEGSTLYREADYKMLLYAGPEIAVASTKAYTAQMAVLSFIAVAAAENRGIALDFEPVHELSITAQAMEQMVDDKAQLKEIARDYLSITRNAFYIGRGLDYYVCMEAALKLKEISYIQAEGFAGGELKHGTIALIENGTPVLAFATQEKVNNSIRNNVEEVLARGAHTCIISMEDVTEQPGDQIVLPKVHKVFTPLVCAIPLQLIAYYAALQNECDVDKPRNLAKSVTVE; this is translated from the coding sequence ATGTGTGGTATTGTAGGCTATATTGGCGATAAGGATGCACGTGACATTTTGCTGAAGGGACTCAGCAATCTTGAATATCGGGGTTACGACTCGGCAGGCATCGCACTGCTCAATAGCGACGGTGTTCATGTTTTTAAAGAAAAAGGGCGGATTGATATTCTTCGAAAAATCGTAGATCCCGCAGTTCAGGCAACACTTGGAATCGGGCATACACGCTGGGCGACACACGGGGAGCCGAACAAACGTAATGCTCACCCGCACGAAAGCAGTTCCGGGCGATTTACGATCGTTCACAACGGAGTGATTGAAAACTTCAGCCAGCTGAAAGCTCAGTATATTCCTAATGTGAAAATGAAGAGCGACACGGACACCGAAGTGGTTGCTCAGCTCATTGAGCATTTTGTGGATCATGGACTGAGTGTTGAAGAAGCTCTGCGAAAAACACTGAAGCTCATTGACGGATCCTATGCGATTGCCCTGTTGGATTCTGAAAACAGCGGCATGCTCTATGTGGCTAAAAATAAAAGCCCGCTTCTGATCGGCACAGGCGACGGTTTCAATGTTGTGGCCAGTGACGCTACAGCCATGATTCAACAAACTAAACAGTATGTTGAACTGATGGATGAGGAAATTGTCGAACTGACAAGAGAGAGCTATACAATTAAGGATCTGGACGGAAACGTCAAAACACGTGAGCCTTACACAGTATCCTTTGATGCACGCGATACGGAAAAGGGTGCATACCCGCACTATATGCTGAAGGAAATTGATGAACAGCCGGCAGTTATTCGCAGACTGCTTCAAGAGTACAGCGGCGACAGTGGATCAATTACTGTTGATCCGGCAATAATTAAAGCAATCACAAGTTGCGACCGTCTTTATATTATCGCCTGCGGCACGAGCTACCACGCGGGTGTCGTCGGAAAATACATGATCGAGCAGATTGCCGGTATCCCGACTGAAGTGCATATTTCCAGTGAATTCTCATATAATATGCCGCTTTTGTCAAAGAAGCCTCTGTTTCTCTTTATCTCGCAGAGCGGAGAAACGGCGGACAGCCGGGCTGTACTGGTGAATGTGAAAAAAATGGGCTATCCGACGCTGACGCTGACCAACGTCGAAGGTTCGACCCTGTACCGTGAAGCGGATTACAAAATGCTGCTTTACGCAGGACCGGAAATCGCGGTTGCTTCAACGAAAGCCTATACAGCTCAGATGGCGGTGCTTTCATTCATCGCTGTCGCCGCTGCCGAAAACAGGGGAATTGCTCTTGATTTTGAACCCGTCCATGAACTGAGCATCACCGCTCAGGCGATGGAGCAGATGGTCGATGACAAAGCGCAACTGAAAGAAATCGCTCGTGACTATCTATCGATCACGCGCAACGCTTTCTACATTGGCCGCGGCCTCGACTACTATGTCTGCATGGAAGCCGCTCTAAAGCTGAAGGAAATTTCCTATATTCAGGCGGAAGGCTTTGCCGGCGGCGAACTCAAGCACGGCACGATCGCCCTGATCGAAAACGGTACACCGGTTCTCGCTTTTGCCACACAGGAGAAAGTCAATAATAGCATCCGAAATAATGTCGAAGAAGTCCTGGCCCGCGGCGCTCACACTTGCATCATCAGCATGGAAGATGTCACTGAGCAACCCGGCGACCAAATCGTGCTCCCGAAAGTCCATAAAGTCTTTACACCACTTGTTTGCGCCATTCCTCTGCAGCTGATCGCTTACTACGCGGCCCTGCAGAACGAATGCGATGTTGATAAACCAAGAAATCTTGCTAAATCGGTAACAGTAGAATAA
- the glmM gene encoding phosphoglucosamine mutase, translated as MAKYFGTDGVRGIANNGLTPELAFKLGRAGGYVLTKTTEHPKVLVGRDTRISGNMLEDALNAGLLSIGVEVMRLGVISTPGVAYLTKAMDASAGIMISASHNPFADNGIKFIGSDGFKLSDEVEDDIEALLAKENDDLPRPVGGDLGISSDYFEGSQKYLQFLKQTIQEDDFSTMSIALDCANGSTSSLAPHLFADLEADIATIGTSPNGENINDGVGSTHPEALAAFVLEKGADCGLAFDGDGDRLIAVDELGNIIDGDKIMYICATYLKSQGSLNKNTLVTTVMSNLGLYKALQAAQIETKQTTVGDRYVMEEMRAGGYSLGGEQSGHIIFLDHATTGDGMLTALQLVSIMKTTGKKLSELAAGVHTYPQELVNIRVADKFHVTDHPAVAETIREVEDEMAGDGRILVRPSGTESLIRVMAEAPTEDACKAYVDRIARTVEEEIGGQIQA; from the coding sequence ATGGCAAAGTATTTTGGTACGGATGGTGTCAGGGGAATTGCTAATAACGGCTTGACACCGGAGCTGGCTTTTAAGCTGGGCAGGGCGGGTGGATATGTCCTGACCAAGACAACGGAGCATCCAAAAGTATTGGTCGGACGTGATACCCGCATCTCAGGAAACATGCTTGAAGACGCGCTGAATGCTGGATTGCTCTCCATTGGTGTTGAAGTGATGCGGTTAGGTGTGATCTCGACGCCCGGTGTTGCCTATCTGACAAAAGCTATGGACGCAAGTGCGGGTATCATGATCTCAGCATCGCATAATCCATTTGCGGATAACGGGATCAAGTTTATCGGCAGTGACGGGTTCAAACTCAGCGATGAAGTGGAAGATGATATTGAGGCCCTTCTTGCTAAGGAAAATGATGATCTCCCGCGCCCGGTAGGCGGCGACCTGGGGATTTCAAGTGACTACTTTGAGGGCAGTCAAAAGTATCTGCAGTTCCTGAAACAAACCATTCAGGAGGATGACTTTTCAACGATGAGTATCGCACTGGACTGTGCGAATGGTTCAACCAGCTCGCTTGCTCCTCATCTTTTCGCAGATCTGGAAGCAGATATCGCGACGATCGGCACGTCGCCAAATGGGGAAAATATCAATGACGGTGTAGGATCTACACATCCGGAGGCGCTGGCAGCATTTGTCCTGGAAAAAGGGGCGGACTGCGGTCTGGCTTTTGACGGCGACGGCGATCGCCTGATCGCTGTTGATGAACTGGGCAATATTATCGATGGCGATAAAATTATGTACATTTGCGCCACTTATTTGAAATCACAAGGTTCACTAAATAAAAATACGCTGGTAACCACCGTAATGAGCAACCTGGGACTTTATAAGGCCCTCCAGGCTGCACAGATTGAGACGAAGCAAACAACAGTCGGCGACCGTTATGTGATGGAAGAAATGCGTGCCGGAGGATATTCACTTGGCGGCGAACAGTCCGGACATATCATTTTTCTTGATCATGCGACTACAGGTGATGGCATGCTGACCGCTCTCCAGCTTGTCAGCATTATGAAAACAACCGGCAAGAAACTGTCTGAACTGGCTGCCGGGGTTCACACTTATCCTCAGGAATTAGTGAACATCCGGGTTGCAGACAAGTTCCATGTTACGGATCATCCTGCGGTTGCCGAGACCATCCGCGAGGTAGAGGATGAGATGGCTGGCGATGGACGCATTCTAGTGCGCCCTTCAGGAACAGAATCACTGATCCGTGTGATGGCTGAAGCGCCAACCGAAGACGCATGCAAAGCCTATGTTGACCGTATTGCTCGGACGGTAGAAGAAGAAATCGGCGGTCAGATTCAGGCGTAA
- a CDS encoding YbbR-like domain-containing protein, which produces MDKLLRKNWVVKIISFVLALMLYAIVSAGQSPSSSPSSIAVNPLEQMTIAERLNLKYDANKFVVSGVPQTVDLRLSGTSDQILKARLLAIKSAFIDLNGMKPGTYDVRVQTSGFPSGLSVKAVPSAVRVTLQERTSKEFPVALDILNKKAISSGYSIGSPTIDPKTVTVTGGRQTIDSIAFIRGVIDVNGANTTADKMITLHAYDSGGDQMDVAIAPSAVHVQVPITKMSKQVTLQALTTGTPANGYSVGSVNLSVNNVTVVAPDSNTLNQIVDVQPISVSVAGLTQDKTYNVSVPLPAGATQASPSKVSVTVHIVPTASGGSSMNSSGTSSSSPSSSSGASSSSNQGNTSKQFSNIPVSATGLAVNQTVTLGNNGHVDVSVTGSATDLNKLSSSDIKAQVDLTGLSTGDQRVAVNVSVPAGLTASASPGTLNVTIS; this is translated from the coding sequence ATGGATAAACTTCTGCGTAAAAACTGGGTCGTTAAAATTATTTCTTTTGTATTAGCCCTGATGCTCTATGCGATTGTCTCGGCGGGCCAAAGCCCTTCTTCAAGTCCTTCCAGTATTGCTGTTAATCCTCTGGAGCAAATGACAATTGCTGAAAGACTGAATCTGAAGTATGACGCAAATAAGTTTGTGGTCAGCGGAGTGCCTCAGACCGTTGATCTTCGGTTGAGTGGCACGAGTGATCAGATTCTGAAAGCACGGCTGTTGGCCATTAAAAGTGCATTTATCGACTTGAATGGCATGAAACCGGGCACCTATGATGTTCGCGTTCAGACGTCGGGCTTTCCAAGCGGCCTGTCTGTGAAAGCTGTTCCGAGCGCTGTGAGGGTGACCCTCCAAGAGCGGACGAGTAAAGAATTCCCTGTAGCGCTCGACATTTTGAACAAAAAAGCAATAAGCAGCGGTTACAGCATCGGCAGCCCGACGATTGACCCGAAAACGGTCACTGTTACGGGTGGAAGACAAACCATAGACTCGATCGCGTTTATCAGAGGCGTCATTGACGTTAACGGTGCAAACACGACGGCGGACAAAATGATTACGCTGCACGCTTATGATAGCGGCGGTGACCAGATGGACGTCGCAATTGCTCCATCTGCTGTACATGTTCAAGTGCCTATTACCAAGATGTCAAAGCAAGTCACACTTCAGGCGCTGACCACCGGCACACCGGCGAACGGGTATTCCGTAGGCTCTGTTAATTTATCCGTAAATAATGTCACTGTTGTTGCTCCGGACAGCAATACACTGAATCAGATTGTGGATGTCCAGCCCATTTCCGTTTCAGTTGCAGGCCTGACACAGGACAAAACATATAATGTGAGTGTTCCGCTTCCGGCGGGAGCGACACAGGCATCCCCATCGAAAGTAAGCGTGACGGTACACATTGTGCCGACAGCCTCAGGCGGCAGCAGTATGAACAGCAGCGGCACGAGCAGCAGCAGTCCTTCATCATCTTCTGGAGCAAGTTCAAGCTCAAACCAAGGGAATACGTCAAAGCAATTCAGTAATATACCGGTTTCGGCCACAGGGCTGGCTGTTAACCAGACGGTAACGCTTGGAAATAACGGACATGTTGATGTTTCAGTAACGGGAAGCGCCACGGATCTTAATAAATTGAGCAGTAGTGATATTAAGGCGCAAGTAGATCTGACAGGATTGTCTACCGGCGATCAGCGGGTAGCCGTTAACGTGAGTGTGCCAGCAGGACTGACCGCGTCAGCTTCTCCGGGGACATTGAATGTCACAATCAGTTAG
- the cdaA gene encoding diadenylate cyclase CdaA, translated as MSFWAHFNILNYLTDIIDILIVTYLIYKVILIIRGTKAVQLAKGILVIVAVWFLSSLFQLKTLEWILNNAITYGLFAIIVIFQPELRRVLEQLGRGRLFSRGAVVEEEHKQMTDAIVKASSYMSKRRIGALMSIERKTGLNDYIETGIPLNGNLTFQLLVNIFIPNTPLHDGAVIIRGNQVIAAACYLPLSESPFISKELGTRHRAAMGVSEVTDALTVVVSEETGGITVTKNGELFRDIPEEQLTEMLRHELNEPESAAVSLRWNWRGKRHG; from the coding sequence ATGTCTTTTTGGGCTCATTTCAACATTCTGAACTATTTGACGGATATTATCGATATTTTAATCGTGACCTATCTGATTTATAAAGTAATTCTGATTATCCGTGGCACAAAGGCTGTTCAGCTTGCGAAGGGTATACTAGTTATTGTTGCTGTATGGTTTCTTAGCAGCCTGTTTCAGCTTAAAACGCTTGAATGGATACTGAATAATGCCATTACATATGGCCTTTTTGCGATTATTGTGATCTTTCAGCCTGAACTGCGCCGCGTGCTTGAACAATTGGGCCGTGGTCGCCTTTTTTCACGGGGTGCGGTCGTTGAAGAAGAGCACAAACAGATGACCGATGCGATTGTCAAAGCTTCATCCTACATGTCAAAGCGGCGAATCGGCGCGCTGATGTCGATTGAACGGAAGACGGGTCTCAATGACTATATTGAAACGGGTATTCCTTTGAACGGAAATTTAACCTTTCAGCTGCTGGTTAATATTTTCATCCCGAATACGCCGCTTCACGATGGTGCAGTAATCATCAGAGGCAACCAGGTGATTGCCGCGGCATGTTACCTTCCATTATCTGAGAGCCCGTTTATTTCAAAAGAACTTGGGACAAGGCATCGGGCCGCGATGGGGGTCAGCGAGGTTACTGATGCGTTGACAGTGGTTGTGTCAGAGGAAACCGGTGGAATTACTGTAACGAAGAATGGTGAACTGTTCAGGGATATTCCAGAAGAGCAGCTAACTGAAATGCTGCGGCATGAACTGAATGAACCTGAAAGTGCGGCGGTTTCTTTACGATGGAACTGGAGAGGGAAGCGCCATGGATAA
- a CDS encoding anti-sigma factor family protein yields MTCPNKKYMSLMNKVLDGEATKEEQDELYEHMASCDSCRSHFKELKQSTEMLNQLMHPHLPIDFTKNVLEQLPADKRHVIRKWTVRHPVIAAVAICALPMSLMVIAAGRQNMVQEKGSENGFILVKAPANSPELRAECLKSN; encoded by the coding sequence ATGACATGCCCTAACAAAAAATATATGTCGCTGATGAACAAAGTTTTGGACGGAGAAGCGACAAAAGAGGAACAAGACGAGCTTTATGAACATATGGCTTCTTGTGACAGCTGCCGCAGTCATTTTAAAGAGCTAAAGCAATCGACGGAAATGCTGAATCAGCTGATGCACCCTCATTTGCCGATCGATTTTACGAAAAATGTTCTCGAACAGCTTCCGGCTGATAAACGCCATGTGATTAGAAAATGGACGGTTCGTCATCCCGTTATTGCTGCTGTGGCCATTTGCGCGCTGCCTATGTCGCTGATGGTGATTGCTGCTGGACGGCAGAACATGGTTCAGGAGAAAGGCAGCGAAAATGGATTCATTCTGGTTAAAGCTCCGGCGAACAGTCCTGAGCTTCGTGCTGAATGTCTAAAGTCTAATTGA
- the sigW gene encoding RNA polymerase sigma factor SigW has product MDQREKRLIKKVKKGDHQAFAELVDRYKNSVYSICLRMVGNREEAEDLSQDAFIRAYNHISQFDNDRKFSTWLFRIATNLSIDSLRRKKPSVSLDAEIPGTEGLALNTMLPGSGDLPDEQIVQGETEQWIQHEIKALPEKYRSAVVLKYIEDLSLKEISEIMDLPVGTVKTRVHRGREMLRKNMKASRGEEDDMP; this is encoded by the coding sequence ATGGATCAGAGAGAAAAGCGGCTGATTAAAAAGGTAAAAAAAGGAGATCATCAGGCGTTTGCCGAGTTAGTCGACAGATATAAGAACAGTGTCTACTCGATTTGCCTGAGGATGGTTGGAAATCGCGAAGAAGCAGAAGATCTGTCACAAGACGCTTTTATTCGGGCTTACAATCATATCTCCCAATTTGACAACGATCGTAAATTTTCAACATGGCTCTTTCGAATCGCTACGAACCTCTCCATTGACTCATTACGCAGAAAGAAACCCAGTGTTTCTCTCGATGCGGAAATTCCCGGGACAGAAGGGCTTGCTCTGAACACAATGCTGCCAGGAAGCGGTGACTTGCCTGATGAGCAAATCGTGCAGGGCGAGACTGAGCAGTGGATCCAGCATGAGATCAAAGCACTTCCCGAAAAATATCGTTCTGCTGTTGTTCTAAAATACATCGAGGATCTCAGTCTTAAAGAAATCAGTGAGATCATGGACCTTCCTGTCGGTACAGTTAAGACAAGAGTACACCGGGGACGGGAAATGCTGAGAAAGAATATGAAAGCTTCAAGAGGTGAAGAAGATGACATGCCCTAA
- a CDS encoding aspartyl-phosphate phosphatase Spo0E family protein produces MNKQQLSYKIEKVRSQLVHASSHEPLSSVKMQQISHRLDRLLNKYDRLSQQDKVY; encoded by the coding sequence ATGAACAAACAGCAATTAAGTTACAAAATCGAAAAAGTTCGCAGTCAACTGGTGCATGCCTCAAGCCATGAGCCGCTGTCTTCTGTAAAAATGCAACAGATAAGCCACCGCCTCGATCGTTTACTCAATAAATATGACCGGCTAAGCCAGCAGGATAAGGTGTATTGA
- a CDS encoding TetR/AcrR family transcriptional regulator: MSAGKEAAKVMRREQIIDAAEKLFFTKGFERSTMDDVAGTAHFSKRTVYAYFSSKEQLNFEVMIRGYRLLIAMLKKEEQKWAEGHIDSRLEQMAIALYTFSKEYPGYFSAIFSYENAEADFQEDIPDQSLKECYALGEEVFGMLTRLIREGQAGGLYRKELDPVKAALVLWSCMDGIFNTSKVKAGYIQSMHHTSPDSVVAYALQMLIRCIKK, from the coding sequence ATGAGCGCCGGAAAAGAAGCCGCAAAGGTGATGCGCAGAGAACAAATTATCGATGCCGCGGAAAAACTTTTTTTCACGAAAGGGTTCGAGCGCTCAACAATGGATGATGTTGCAGGAACAGCCCATTTCAGTAAGCGAACAGTATATGCCTATTTTTCAAGCAAAGAGCAGCTGAATTTCGAAGTCATGATCAGGGGCTACCGCCTGCTCATCGCCATGTTGAAAAAAGAAGAGCAGAAATGGGCGGAGGGGCACATCGACAGCAGACTGGAGCAGATGGCCATAGCGCTGTACACATTCAGCAAGGAATACCCCGGATACTTTTCTGCTATCTTTTCCTATGAAAATGCCGAGGCCGACTTTCAGGAGGATATTCCCGATCAGTCACTGAAAGAGTGCTACGCGCTTGGAGAGGAAGTTTTCGGCATGCTCACGAGGTTGATCCGGGAAGGCCAGGCCGGGGGGCTTTACAGAAAAGAACTGGACCCGGTTAAGGCAGCACTTGTCCTGTGGTCCTGCATGGACGGAATTTTCAATACTTCTAAAGTTAAGGCCGGGTACATTCAAAGCATGCATCACACTTCCCCGGACAGTGTTGTTGCTTATGCCCTTCAAATGTTAATCCGGTGCATAAAAAAATAA
- a CDS encoding Acg family FMN-binding oxidoreductase encodes MKKRGVKKTLLYTLTSLLAILFLALSVLFFASGAFLPKKYLEPWDKNYAKKFEDPRIRLSAYGLLAANGHNMQPWKIKLDKNDPMVFYLYADSSRMTKEVDPYSRQLMVTQGTFLDYVAVAGRSTGYPVRISLFPKGKYDETNLVKSMNTKPVAKITLEKAAPQFSPLLSTLYLPDTNRDPYKPAKLTEKQITQLEQLSKDPALSVKLYQDKANVSRLGDYAMQGAVIEAGVTRVMQESDRIFRANEYQKNKYRYGYSFEGQGTSGPMMYLMEGLITLFPSMNNDQAASDLFIKSTQTSVDHTPAYAMILSKDNSRESQVKSGMLYSRLTLVAHTLGLAVQPLSQVLEEYPEMKGPYTGIRRDYAANGSTIQMLVRIGQPEKQVPLSMRRDVMDLIRN; translated from the coding sequence ATGAAAAAACGAGGAGTGAAAAAAACTTTGCTCTATACTTTGACCAGCCTCTTAGCCATTCTGTTTCTGGCTTTATCCGTTCTGTTTTTTGCCAGTGGCGCTTTTCTACCCAAAAAATATTTGGAACCTTGGGACAAAAATTATGCCAAAAAATTTGAAGATCCGCGGATCAGGCTTTCAGCTTACGGGCTGCTCGCCGCGAACGGCCACAACATGCAGCCATGGAAAATAAAACTGGATAAAAATGATCCGATGGTCTTTTATCTTTATGCCGACAGCAGCAGGATGACTAAGGAGGTAGATCCGTACTCCCGCCAGCTGATGGTTACTCAGGGCACCTTCCTGGATTATGTTGCAGTCGCTGGCCGTTCAACCGGCTATCCGGTGCGAATCTCGTTGTTTCCGAAGGGGAAGTACGACGAAACTAATCTTGTGAAAAGTATGAATACAAAACCCGTCGCAAAAATTACACTTGAAAAGGCCGCCCCACAGTTCAGTCCACTCCTCAGCACTCTGTATCTCCCGGACACGAACAGGGATCCTTATAAACCAGCGAAGCTGACCGAGAAACAGATCACGCAACTGGAACAGCTTTCAAAAGACCCTGCTCTATCCGTTAAACTTTACCAAGATAAGGCCAATGTCAGCCGATTAGGCGATTATGCAATGCAAGGGGCAGTTATTGAAGCAGGGGTTACGCGTGTGATGCAAGAGTCAGATAGAATTTTCCGTGCTAATGAGTATCAGAAGAATAAATACCGTTACGGTTATTCATTTGAAGGACAAGGAACTTCAGGTCCGATGATGTACTTGATGGAGGGCCTGATCACCCTTTTCCCATCCATGAATAACGATCAGGCAGCTTCCGATCTCTTCATCAAATCAACTCAGACATCTGTTGATCATACGCCGGCTTATGCCATGATTCTGTCAAAGGATAACAGCAGAGAAAGTCAGGTTAAAAGCGGCATGCTGTACAGCCGGCTGACGCTTGTTGCACACACGCTTGGACTCGCGGTTCAACCGCTGAGTCAGGTTCTGGAAGAATATCCGGAAATGAAAGGCCCCTATACAGGAATCCGCAGAGATTATGCAGCGAATGGCAGTACGATCCAAATGCTCGTCCGCATCGGCCAGCCGGAAAAGCAAGTGCCTTTAAGCATGAGACGCGATGTCATGGATCTGATCAGGAATTGA